The following are encoded together in the Fundulus heteroclitus isolate FHET01 chromosome 19, MU-UCD_Fhet_4.1, whole genome shotgun sequence genome:
- the dcdc2b gene encoding doublecortin domain-containing protein 2B isoform X1 — MLGGQGCVCGESLLLFAFWPRSEMAASAAAPSHLPPVRNVVVFRNGDPFYGGRRFVVNQRQVATMEAFLNEVTQSIGAPLAVRTLYTPRRGHRVTDLQDLKAGAQYVAAGFERFKKLDYLHAGLKRQPGNRNDAQAKVIQRPNVSAKWRKFIPVPCIIHVFRNGDLLCPPFRFIIPRSMQQDLDQVLSLITEKVSLRTGAVRRLCSLDGVSVSSAAELQTGRCYVAVGTERFKKLPYVELLVSKAAERHYPEKRRLLRRTENKKPGHGPEDRYSDSALLDSPESDGRRVKSTGDEAAAPRASQQPSRGGRGADEGSAFFARPVKVRKNRTQTKPALTNGPGKPSAFKGEEQTNREEVQGAEEVQEDENTATELPVDQRVAETVEDEDLSNTEHPEQSPQQTHAEKSEQHNIQPHQQEPSGKPVENVRASEQKQESAAQILEAERKPTSLKSSSSPATSEGKIREEQESRQDASSLRLGQNQPVTL, encoded by the exons ATGTTAGGTGGTCAAGGCTGTGTTTGTGGTGagagtttgttgttgtttgcctTTTGGCCACGCTCAGAGATGGCCGCCAGCGCCGCAGCTCCGTCTCACCTGCCTCCGGTCAGGAACGTGGTGGTGTTCAGGAACGGAGACCCCTTCTACGGCGGGCGGCGCTTCGTGGTCAACCAGCGTCAGGTGGCCACCATGGAGGCCTTCCTGAACGAGGTGACCCAGAGCATCGGGGCCCCGCTGGCTGTGCGGACCCTGTACACGCCCAGGCGGGGCCACCGGGTCACCGACCTCCAGGACCTGAAGGCGGGAGCGCAGTACGTCGCCGCCGGCTTTGAGAGGTTCAAGAAACTGGA TTATCTGCATGCAGGATTAAAAAGGCAGCCTGGGAATCGTAACGACGCACAG GCAAAAGTCATCCAGAGACCCAACGTTTCAGCCAAATGGAGGAAGTTTATTCCTGTTCCTTGCATTATACA CGTATTCCGTAATGGAGATCTTCTGTGTCCACCGTTCCGGTTCATCATTCCTCGGAGCATGCAGCAGGACCTGGATCAGGTCCTGAGTCTGATCACCGAGAAGGTCAGCTTACGGACCGGAGCAGTGCGCAG ACTTTGCTCCCTGGATGGAGTCTCCGTCTCCTCGGCCGCGGAGCTGCAGACCGGCCGCTGCTATGTTGCTGTGGGAACCGAGAGGTTCAAGAAACTTCCCTATGTGGAGCTGCTGGTCtcaaaagctgcagagag ACATTACCCTGAAAAGAGGAGATTGTTAAGAAGaactgag AACAAGAAACCAGGGCATGGTCCTGAGGACCGGTACAGCGACTCGGCTCTTCTCGATTCTCCAGAG TCAGACGGTCGGAGGGTGAAGTCGACAGGTGATGAAGCTGCAGCTCCTCGAGCCTCACAGCAGCcgagcagaggaggaagaggagcagatgaGGGCTCCGCGTTCTTCGCCAGGCCCGTCAAAGTTCGCAAGAACAGAACGCAAACCAAACCGGCGCTCACCAACGGACCTG GTAAGCCAAGTGCATTTAAAGGGGAAGAACAGACgaacagagaggaggtccaggGTGCAGAGGAGGTGCAGGAGGATGAGAATACGGCTACAGAGCTTCCTGTTGATCAG AGAGTTGCAGAAACAGTCGAAGACGAAGACTTAAGCAACACAGAGCATCCTGAGCAGAGCCCTCAGCAG ACACATGCAGAGAAGAGCGAGCAGCACAACATCCAGCCCCATCAACAGGAACCCAGTGGAAAGCCGGTAGAGAAT GTGAGAGCGTCTGAACAGAAACAGGAGTCAGCAGCTCAGATCCTG GAGGCTGAGCGGAAGCCGACGTCTTTAAAGTCGAGTTCATCGCCGGCCACCTCAGAGGGAAAGATCAGGGAAGAGCAG GAGAGCCGGCAGGACGCCTCATCGCTTCGACTTGGACAGAACCAGCCGGTCACACTATAA
- the dcdc2b gene encoding doublecortin domain-containing protein 2B isoform X2 translates to MLGGQGCVCGESLLLFAFWPRSEMAASAAAPSHLPPVRNVVVFRNGDPFYGGRRFVVNQRQVATMEAFLNEVTQSIGAPLAVRTLYTPRRGHRVTDLQDLKAGAQYVAAGFERFKKLDYLHAGLKRQPGNRNDAQAKVIQRPNVSAKWRKFIPVPCIIHVFRNGDLLCPPFRFIIPRSMQQDLDQVLSLITEKVSLRTGAVRRLCSLDGVSVSSAAELQTGRCYVAVGTERFKKLPYVELLVSKAAERHYPEKRRLLRRTENKKPGHGPEDRYSDSALLDSPESDGRRVKSTGDEAAAPRASQQPSRGGRGADEGSAFFARPVKVRKNRTQTKPALTNGPGKPSAFKGEEQTNREEVQGAEEVQEDENTATELPVDQRVAETVEDEDLSNTEHPEQSPQQTHAEKSEQHNIQPHQQEPSGKPVENVRASEQKQESAAQILEAERKPTSLKSSSSPATSEGKIREEQASLPTPLL, encoded by the exons ATGTTAGGTGGTCAAGGCTGTGTTTGTGGTGagagtttgttgttgtttgcctTTTGGCCACGCTCAGAGATGGCCGCCAGCGCCGCAGCTCCGTCTCACCTGCCTCCGGTCAGGAACGTGGTGGTGTTCAGGAACGGAGACCCCTTCTACGGCGGGCGGCGCTTCGTGGTCAACCAGCGTCAGGTGGCCACCATGGAGGCCTTCCTGAACGAGGTGACCCAGAGCATCGGGGCCCCGCTGGCTGTGCGGACCCTGTACACGCCCAGGCGGGGCCACCGGGTCACCGACCTCCAGGACCTGAAGGCGGGAGCGCAGTACGTCGCCGCCGGCTTTGAGAGGTTCAAGAAACTGGA TTATCTGCATGCAGGATTAAAAAGGCAGCCTGGGAATCGTAACGACGCACAG GCAAAAGTCATCCAGAGACCCAACGTTTCAGCCAAATGGAGGAAGTTTATTCCTGTTCCTTGCATTATACA CGTATTCCGTAATGGAGATCTTCTGTGTCCACCGTTCCGGTTCATCATTCCTCGGAGCATGCAGCAGGACCTGGATCAGGTCCTGAGTCTGATCACCGAGAAGGTCAGCTTACGGACCGGAGCAGTGCGCAG ACTTTGCTCCCTGGATGGAGTCTCCGTCTCCTCGGCCGCGGAGCTGCAGACCGGCCGCTGCTATGTTGCTGTGGGAACCGAGAGGTTCAAGAAACTTCCCTATGTGGAGCTGCTGGTCtcaaaagctgcagagag ACATTACCCTGAAAAGAGGAGATTGTTAAGAAGaactgag AACAAGAAACCAGGGCATGGTCCTGAGGACCGGTACAGCGACTCGGCTCTTCTCGATTCTCCAGAG TCAGACGGTCGGAGGGTGAAGTCGACAGGTGATGAAGCTGCAGCTCCTCGAGCCTCACAGCAGCcgagcagaggaggaagaggagcagatgaGGGCTCCGCGTTCTTCGCCAGGCCCGTCAAAGTTCGCAAGAACAGAACGCAAACCAAACCGGCGCTCACCAACGGACCTG GTAAGCCAAGTGCATTTAAAGGGGAAGAACAGACgaacagagaggaggtccaggGTGCAGAGGAGGTGCAGGAGGATGAGAATACGGCTACAGAGCTTCCTGTTGATCAG AGAGTTGCAGAAACAGTCGAAGACGAAGACTTAAGCAACACAGAGCATCCTGAGCAGAGCCCTCAGCAG ACACATGCAGAGAAGAGCGAGCAGCACAACATCCAGCCCCATCAACAGGAACCCAGTGGAAAGCCGGTAGAGAAT GTGAGAGCGTCTGAACAGAAACAGGAGTCAGCAGCTCAGATCCTG GAGGCTGAGCGGAAGCCGACGTCTTTAAAGTCGAGTTCATCGCCGGCCACCTCAGAGGGAAAGATCAGGGAAGAGCAGGCAAGTTTACCAACTCCACTTCTCTAA
- the dcdc2b gene encoding doublecortin domain-containing protein 2B isoform X3 gives MAASAAAPSHLPPVRNVVVFRNGDPFYGGRRFVVNQRQVATMEAFLNEVTQSIGAPLAVRTLYTPRRGHRVTDLQDLKAGAQYVAAGFERFKKLDYLHAGLKRQPGNRNDAQAKVIQRPNVSAKWRKFIPVPCIIHVFRNGDLLCPPFRFIIPRSMQQDLDQVLSLITEKVSLRTGAVRRLCSLDGVSVSSAAELQTGRCYVAVGTERFKKLPYVELLVSKAAERHYPEKRRLLRRTENKKPGHGPEDRYSDSALLDSPESDGRRVKSTGDEAAAPRASQQPSRGGRGADEGSAFFARPVKVRKNRTQTKPALTNGPGKPSAFKGEEQTNREEVQGAEEVQEDENTATELPVDQRVAETVEDEDLSNTEHPEQSPQQTHAEKSEQHNIQPHQQEPSGKPVENVRASEQKQESAAQILEAERKPTSLKSSSSPATSEGKIREEQESRQDASSLRLGQNQPVTL, from the exons ATGGCCGCCAGCGCCGCAGCTCCGTCTCACCTGCCTCCGGTCAGGAACGTGGTGGTGTTCAGGAACGGAGACCCCTTCTACGGCGGGCGGCGCTTCGTGGTCAACCAGCGTCAGGTGGCCACCATGGAGGCCTTCCTGAACGAGGTGACCCAGAGCATCGGGGCCCCGCTGGCTGTGCGGACCCTGTACACGCCCAGGCGGGGCCACCGGGTCACCGACCTCCAGGACCTGAAGGCGGGAGCGCAGTACGTCGCCGCCGGCTTTGAGAGGTTCAAGAAACTGGA TTATCTGCATGCAGGATTAAAAAGGCAGCCTGGGAATCGTAACGACGCACAG GCAAAAGTCATCCAGAGACCCAACGTTTCAGCCAAATGGAGGAAGTTTATTCCTGTTCCTTGCATTATACA CGTATTCCGTAATGGAGATCTTCTGTGTCCACCGTTCCGGTTCATCATTCCTCGGAGCATGCAGCAGGACCTGGATCAGGTCCTGAGTCTGATCACCGAGAAGGTCAGCTTACGGACCGGAGCAGTGCGCAG ACTTTGCTCCCTGGATGGAGTCTCCGTCTCCTCGGCCGCGGAGCTGCAGACCGGCCGCTGCTATGTTGCTGTGGGAACCGAGAGGTTCAAGAAACTTCCCTATGTGGAGCTGCTGGTCtcaaaagctgcagagag ACATTACCCTGAAAAGAGGAGATTGTTAAGAAGaactgag AACAAGAAACCAGGGCATGGTCCTGAGGACCGGTACAGCGACTCGGCTCTTCTCGATTCTCCAGAG TCAGACGGTCGGAGGGTGAAGTCGACAGGTGATGAAGCTGCAGCTCCTCGAGCCTCACAGCAGCcgagcagaggaggaagaggagcagatgaGGGCTCCGCGTTCTTCGCCAGGCCCGTCAAAGTTCGCAAGAACAGAACGCAAACCAAACCGGCGCTCACCAACGGACCTG GTAAGCCAAGTGCATTTAAAGGGGAAGAACAGACgaacagagaggaggtccaggGTGCAGAGGAGGTGCAGGAGGATGAGAATACGGCTACAGAGCTTCCTGTTGATCAG AGAGTTGCAGAAACAGTCGAAGACGAAGACTTAAGCAACACAGAGCATCCTGAGCAGAGCCCTCAGCAG ACACATGCAGAGAAGAGCGAGCAGCACAACATCCAGCCCCATCAACAGGAACCCAGTGGAAAGCCGGTAGAGAAT GTGAGAGCGTCTGAACAGAAACAGGAGTCAGCAGCTCAGATCCTG GAGGCTGAGCGGAAGCCGACGTCTTTAAAGTCGAGTTCATCGCCGGCCACCTCAGAGGGAAAGATCAGGGAAGAGCAG GAGAGCCGGCAGGACGCCTCATCGCTTCGACTTGGACAGAACCAGCCGGTCACACTATAA
- the tmem234 gene encoding transmembrane protein 234, whose translation MRLLDDYRRVDVKMVTIVEVLSLVLVSLLWGCTNPFLKKGCEGLENVTASNRVSQLLAEIKFLLLNLKYLVPFLLNQSGSLVYFYTLSTTDLSLAVPVANSLTFLWTLLTGKLLGEEVGGKQAVVGMLLTMAGITLCVMSSVEGKDTDVVNTSQPQL comes from the exons ATGCGACTTTTAGACGACTACCGTAGGGTTGACGTGAAAATGGTGACCATAG TGGAAGTACTGAGTCTGGTACTGGTGTCGCTGCTGTGGGGCTGCACAAACCCCTTCCTGAAAAAAGGCTGTGAGGGGCTAGAAAATGTGACAGCAAGCAACCGAGTGTCCCAGCTGCTCGCTGAAATCAAGTTTCTTCTCCTAAACCTGAAG TACTTGGTCCCATTTCTTTTAAACCAGAGTGGCTCTCTGGTTTACTTTTATACACTGTCAACCACTG ACTTATCTCTTGCTGTTCCTGTGGCGAACTCTCTCACTTTCCTTTGGACTCTGCTGACTGGCAAGCTACTGGGCGAAGAGGTCGGAGGCAAAC AGGCTGTTGTGGGGATGTTGCTCACTATGGCCGGCATCACTCTGTGTGTTATGAGCTCTGTTGAAGGCAAAGATACGGACGTAGTGAACACGAGCCAGCCTCAGCTCTAA
- the LOC110368651 gene encoding noncompact myelin-associated protein — protein MSSSASPAPVTTVPSNTTPVTKSQEQILIQSSGAMIAVIVIGIIIILAVVLIILKTYNRRTHAARLLGGSKPRPKMSQSTVNGSMPLSTIGVNSVSGSVANSNPPSEAGFQLSRAELGMTEGNHMERFSTTSDYSESTVVTIHDTPSPLNT, from the exons ATGAGTTCATCTGCTTCCCCTGCGCCCGTCACCACAGTCCCCTCAAACACGACCCCCGTGACCAAATCGCAGGAACAAATCCTCATCCAGA GCTCTGGCGCTATGATCGCCGTCATTGTCATAGGCATCATTATCATTCTTGCTGTTGTTCTCATCATCCTGAAGACATACAACAG GCGGACACATGCAGCTAGACTCCTGGGAGGCTCCAAACCGCGTCCAAAGATGTCCCAGTCCACGGTCAACGGCAGCATGCCTCTCAGCACCATCGGGGTCAACTCTGTGTCGGGCAGCGTGGCGAACTCAAACCCGCCGTCCGAGGCCGGCTTCCAGCTGTCCAGAGCGGAGCTCGGCATGACGGAGGGGAACCACATGGAGCGGTTCAGCACCACCAGCGACTACAGCGAATCCACTGTGGTCACCATACATGACACGCCCTCCCCGCTGAACACATAG